TCCAAAATCTCCAGTATACAGTGCTTGAGGAGACTCTTGCCGCTTTCCGTCACGGTATTTCGAGGTGTACTGTCACCCTTGCTATCCCCTCACTTGCCAGAAACGTCTCTTAAGGACAAATCAAATTCAACCCAGGGAAGTATGATCGAAAACGAGAACTGTCTCTGGTAAGCAGGGTCATTTTTTTTACTGCAGCATGGGCCCCAATCAAAAAATCAGGCAATGGTGAACGTTTTACTCCACCAGCCCGCCGATACTTCAAAAAACATTTACCAGCTAGAAAGGCTGCCTCAAAAGGGAGAGGAACACGGGTAAAAACATCTTCGGGCAGAGCGGCCTCAAGATCCTCGATACATTCGAAACCCATAGATACCTCAGAGTAGATGATAGGATTGATGCAGAGGATTGATTGATCAGCATATTGAGAAATTTTTGCAGCGGACCACTCAAACCAACTTGCGTCCTCGGTAAGCACATCAAGGAGA
Above is a genomic segment from Pseudomonadota bacterium containing:
- a CDS encoding type II toxin-antitoxin system VapC family toxin is translated as MTSEKIMVDSNVLLDVLTEDASWFEWSAAKISQYADQSILCINPIIYSEVSMGFECIEDLEAALPEDVFTRVPLPFEAAFLAGKCFLKYRRAGGVKRSPLPDFLIGAHAAVKKMTLLTRDSSRFRSYFPGLNLICP